A portion of the Actomonas aquatica genome contains these proteins:
- a CDS encoding efflux RND transporter periplasmic adaptor subunit → MNWKRSLLVCVIIAAIAAGLSWLIYSTEPAAERSTMSKRTAMLVDTVTVERGTYRPQIVVMGVVRARDDVALSPRVSGEVLQRLPAFEPGNLVAAGELLLKLDPADYENTVAQRRSALHQAEADLELEMGRQRVAKLDYELLGDELGTDNASLVLREPQLEAAKADVEAAQADLDQALLDLERTTVRAPFEAMVLSRDVGVGSQVSAGESLGRLVSVDSYWVTATVPLDKLSRIQFADTQGVGGSAVTVRSRATWPTGATREGRVDRLIGALDENTRLARVNVVVDDPLARSAGNAGESPLIIGALLEVTIDGAPLDDVLRLDRSYLREDNTVWVNDGGELRIVAVEVVFSDAQYVYIRDGLADGAAVVTTGLSAVVEGAPLRTEGEGGNE, encoded by the coding sequence ATGAATTGGAAACGAAGCCTGCTCGTATGCGTGATCATCGCCGCCATCGCGGCGGGACTCTCGTGGTTGATCTATTCGACGGAACCGGCGGCGGAGCGCTCCACCATGAGCAAGCGGACCGCCATGCTCGTCGACACCGTGACCGTGGAGCGCGGCACGTATCGTCCCCAGATCGTGGTGATGGGGGTGGTGCGGGCCCGCGATGATGTGGCACTGAGCCCGCGCGTGAGCGGCGAGGTGTTGCAACGGCTGCCAGCCTTTGAGCCCGGCAACCTGGTCGCGGCCGGTGAGCTGCTGCTGAAACTGGATCCGGCCGATTACGAAAACACCGTCGCGCAGCGTCGCAGTGCTTTGCACCAGGCGGAGGCCGATCTGGAGCTGGAGATGGGGCGGCAGCGGGTGGCGAAACTCGATTACGAACTGCTGGGCGATGAACTCGGCACGGACAACGCTTCGCTGGTGCTACGCGAACCGCAGCTCGAAGCGGCCAAGGCCGACGTTGAGGCCGCGCAGGCGGATCTCGATCAGGCGCTACTCGATCTGGAGCGCACGACGGTGCGCGCGCCGTTTGAGGCGATGGTGCTTTCGCGGGACGTTGGCGTCGGTTCGCAGGTGAGCGCCGGCGAGTCGCTGGGGCGGCTGGTGAGCGTGGACTCGTATTGGGTCACGGCGACGGTGCCGCTCGATAAGTTGTCGCGCATCCAGTTCGCGGATACGCAAGGTGTGGGCGGCTCGGCGGTGACGGTGCGCAGTCGGGCGACCTGGCCGACCGGGGCGACGCGCGAGGGGCGGGTGGATCGGCTGATCGGTGCGCTGGATGAAAACACGCGACTGGCGCGGGTGAACGTGGTGGTCGACGATCCGCTGGCGCGTTCGGCCGGGAATGCCGGTGAGTCGCCGCTCATCATCGGTGCGTTGTTGGAAGTGACGATTGACGGAGCGCCATTGGATGACGTGCTGCGGCTGGATCGCAGTTACCTGCGCGAGGATAATACGGTGTGGGTGAATGACGGCGGCGAGCTCCGCATTGTCGCGGTCGAGGTCGTGTTCAGTGATGCTCAGTATGTTTACATTCGCGACGGGTTGGCCGATGGCGCGGCGGTGGTGACGACGGGGTTGAGCGCGGTGGTTGAAGGTGCGCCTCTCCGCACCGAGGGCGAAGGAGGCAACGAATGA
- a CDS encoding efflux transporter outer membrane subunit, which yields MPERFGGVGGNLPQAARWWEAWGDAELTRRVERALAANLSLEAAWETLREAEAVARREGAARWPTLEAEFSGGERREDGASSSEYSAGLAAEYEVDLWRRVGAAASAAEFRAAASEAEVQAAALSLAAEVTVTYFQLIEARQQRDLLEAQLKTNGKVLTSQKARFSGGLVRSADVLRQQQLVENTRGQLALLEMRIALLQHTLAVLEGRAPGSGAEVTPEALPELPAMPRTGVPAELLQRRPDLQAAWARLRAANEDVAVAVAARFPRITLGASLETVAEDPSGLFDDWIRSLSGQVLAPLFDAGGRRAEVDRNEAVARRLLAEYGQTALEALREVEDALVRERRQAERLASLVEQQRLAQEAYRRLLNEYLNGVTEYLGALTALNQAQQLERDLLEARRLLAEYRVAVYRALGGNIVPDRAALEELVGNP from the coding sequence GTGCCGGAACGATTTGGAGGCGTTGGCGGAAATCTGCCGCAGGCCGCGCGTTGGTGGGAAGCGTGGGGCGATGCGGAGCTGACCCGCCGGGTGGAGCGGGCGCTGGCGGCAAACCTCAGTTTGGAAGCGGCGTGGGAAACGCTGCGTGAGGCCGAGGCGGTGGCGCGGCGCGAGGGCGCGGCCCGCTGGCCGACGCTGGAGGCGGAGTTTAGCGGCGGGGAGCGCCGGGAAGACGGGGCCAGTTCGAGCGAATATTCCGCGGGGCTGGCGGCGGAGTATGAAGTCGACCTGTGGCGGCGGGTCGGTGCGGCGGCGTCGGCGGCAGAGTTTCGGGCGGCGGCGAGCGAGGCGGAGGTGCAGGCGGCAGCGTTGTCGCTCGCGGCGGAGGTGACGGTGACCTATTTTCAACTCATCGAGGCGCGGCAGCAGCGCGACCTGCTGGAGGCGCAGCTTAAGACCAACGGCAAGGTCCTGACCTCGCAGAAAGCCCGTTTCAGTGGCGGGCTGGTGCGCAGCGCCGACGTGTTGCGCCAGCAGCAATTGGTGGAGAACACTCGCGGCCAGCTCGCGTTGCTCGAAATGCGGATCGCGCTGCTGCAGCACACGCTGGCGGTGCTCGAGGGGCGGGCACCGGGGAGTGGCGCGGAGGTCACGCCCGAGGCTTTGCCGGAGTTGCCGGCGATGCCGCGGACGGGCGTGCCGGCGGAGCTGTTGCAACGGCGACCCGATCTGCAGGCGGCTTGGGCGCGATTGCGGGCGGCCAACGAAGACGTGGCGGTGGCGGTGGCCGCACGGTTTCCGCGCATCACGTTGGGCGCGTCACTCGAGACGGTGGCGGAGGATCCCTCGGGCTTGTTTGATGATTGGATCCGCTCACTCAGTGGTCAGGTGCTGGCGCCCCTGTTTGATGCGGGAGGTCGCCGGGCGGAGGTGGATCGCAACGAAGCGGTCGCTCGCCGGTTGTTGGCTGAGTATGGTCAGACCGCATTGGAGGCGCTGCGAGAGGTGGAGGATGCGTTGGTGCGGGAGCGACGACAGGCCGAGCGGTTGGCGAGTCTGGTTGAGCAGCAGCGGCTGGCACAGGAAGCGTATCGGCGTCTGCTCAATGAATACCTTAACGGCGTGACCGAATACCTCGGCGCGCTCACCGCGCTTAACCAGGCGCAGCAATTGGAACGTGATCTCCTCGAAGCCCGTCGTCTGTTGGCCGAATACCGGGTGGCGGTCTATCGGGCGCTGGGGGGCAACATCGTGCCGGATCGGGCTGCGCTGGAGGAACTGGTCGGCAACCCCTGA
- the rpsO gene encoding 30S ribosomal protein S15 yields MSTVAKPEIIEKFKTHDKDTGSSEVQIAILSARINHLTEHLRTHRKDFHSRRGLLQMASRRRKLLDYVKRHDLAKYQELLQKLNLRK; encoded by the coding sequence ATGTCTACCGTCGCTAAGCCCGAAATCATCGAAAAGTTCAAGACCCACGATAAGGACACCGGCTCGTCCGAAGTCCAGATCGCCATCCTGAGCGCTCGTATCAACCACCTGACCGAGCACCTGCGCACCCATCGCAAGGACTTCCACTCCCGTCGCGGCCTGCTGCAGATGGCCTCCCGCCGTCGCAAGCTCCTCGACTACGTGAAGCGCCACGACCTCGCGAAATACCAAGAGCTCCTCCAGAAGCTCAACCTGCGCAAATAA